A segment of the Bdellovibrio bacteriovorus genome:
CCAAGAAGGAAGTGACCATCAGCGTGGTGGATGCCCGTAAAGAGGAAGTCAAAGCCCAAAGCGATGAACTGCGCTCGGAAGTCCGCCGTGCGGTGGCCGAAGCGCTGGAACGCCAGGGGGTGGCGGTGAAAACTCCGGGGGCGAACTCACTGTTACTGACAATTGAAGATTATCAAACCGGCCAGTTCAAAGAAGGCTGTGTGAAAGTTTCTGGTGTTCTGACGATTCCAAACAAAGCCAAGGCCAAAGCCGAAGCCTCTAGTTGTTTTGAAACCAAACACCCCTTCGGCTTCAAAATGGGCACGGATATCACCAAGGCCTACGAAGAAGCCTTGAACCTGCTGTTTAAGAATCTGGATTCCGCTTTGTCTGAGGTTTATTTGCGCTAAAAACGCGGCCTTACCGGTAATTTCAAAGATCTCAACCATTCCCTGACAATCTCCTGACAACATTAGCGGAACATTTTGGTTATAGTCCCGGTTCTAAAAACACAAGGAGATAGAATGAAAGCACTTATCTTTGCTCTTACTTTGGGCCTTTCTGCTGCTGCTCAGGCCGACAACTGCGTTTCTGCTGATGGTTTGATCATCCCGAACGGCAAAACTGTTCGCATGTATTATAGCTCCCAGCCAACAAAAGAAATCGGCCCGAACTACACATGCAACAGCACATCCCGCACTCGCACCTGCATTGATGGCGCGCTTTCTACTTCCACGATCACTTGCAGTGAATATGATTCTGGTGGCTGTGTTGACTGGTGGATGGACCGCTTGCAAGACACGGACTTCAGCTTCGCTCAGTGCAACGACTAATTTCCAAAACAAAAAAGCCAGGGTCCTCCTGGCTTTTTTTATTCCAGCATTTTCTTCAACTGGTCTCTTTCCGCATCCCCTGCAATCAGCCATTCCGGCGGCACATGCTCAGTCACATAATCCCACGACTGCCGACACATCTTCTTTGCCAGGGGCTTTGCGTGCAGATCCTTCAACAAATTCAAATGGCGCAGCAGGATTGTGCGAATGGGTTTATAAAAACCCTCGGCGTCGGTGCCGGCGTTGGTGATATCTTCCGAGGCTTCCACTCGCGCAATGATGTCCTTAAAGTACTTTTCCAAACTCATCTGAGTATTGGAGCAAACATCCCCTGCCTTGCCCATCAATTTCGTTGAAAATTCTCTGATTTAAAGAATCATCAACTTCATTTTTTACCAGACTTCCGTCGGCATTTTCAAACCTATCGTCCTGAAATTTTATGTTTCAGTGTGAAAGTTAACATACTTCAAAGGCCTTCTTGTATTTTGAAAGTACAGCTTTGTCTTACACCGGTGACATGATTTTGAACACTTAACAGTTTACCCAGGCACCGTTCGCACGTTCTTCAAGCAGGAGCCCCCGACACTTTGGAGGTCTTTTGACGAACCTTAAGCATCTAACGAAAGCTGTTTCTTTCGCCGCTATTGCTATTGCATTTTTACTGGCGGCAGGTTGCTCCCCTTCCTCGACATCCCTGAAAGATCTGGCCAGCACCATCGAAGATGGCAATGGCAGCGCCGGCACACCCGATACCGGTGAACAAGCCCCAACAGAGCCCACTGATCCAACAGAACCCTCGGTTCCTTCCGTCCCGGACAACAGCTATAAGATGGAGGCCCTGTCCTGGGAAACATCCGCCAATCCTGAACGCAAAAAATGGTCAGAATATCTGCACAAGATCATTCTGGAAGACTGGAACACCCTGCTGGGTGGTGCAGATGATATGAGCAAGTTCTGCCCGCGCTACAGTTCCCTGGATAATGATCAGCGCGCCAACGTGTGGGCGGCGCTCTTTTCTGCCATGGCGAAGTATGAAAGCGCTTACAGCCCGACTTCACGCATGCATGAAACAACCATGGGGACGGATCCGGTGACTGGCAACCCGGTTTATTCGGAAGGTCTGTTGCAGCTTTCTTATCAGGATGTGCAGTGGGCACGCTGGTGTGAGTTTGACTGGAGCAAAGACAAAAATCTGGCAGCAAAAGATCCCAAGAAAACAATTCTGGATCCGTACAAGAATCTTTACTGCGGCGTCGGTATTATGGCCAAACAGATTAAAAACAAAGGTCTGATCACTGTCGGTTCCGGTGCCTATTGGGCCGTGCTAAAGAGCGGTGGCAAATATCAGAAAATCACCGAGATCTCGGGTATGGTCAAAAAATTATCCTTCTGTAAGTAACAAGACGGTCGGGCGTCGCTCTGATTTCCCTCGGGGGGCGCCCGTTCCGCACCGTCTTTTTGTTTTCTAAAACATTTCCTTTAAAATCTTAGCCTTTCAAATCTTCTGCGCCGATTCTATAGACCACCACATACGTGGGAGGAATCATGCAGGAGCCAATGGATCAGTCTGAAAAACACATCCAGGAACTGTGCCCCATCTGGGAACTGGACGAGATGCAACGAGCATCCAAGCGCCATCAGCGCGAAACGGTCCCGTATCCATCACAGATGAACAGCTCGCGGGACAACTTTGAAGACTACTATCTGCACCCGCATTCGCCTCCTGCCCCAAATGAAAGGAGCTCTTATGCTTAGAGCCGCAATAGCTTTCTTTATCATAGCGATTGTTGCCTACATCTTCGGTGCCAGCGGCGTAGCGGGGTTGTCGGTGGAGATCGGACGAATCTTGCTGTTCGTCTTCCTGGCTTTGGCAATCATCAGCTTTATCATCAATCTGGTCAGTGGTCGAAAGCCCTGACAGAGAAACAAAAAAGGCGCTGTCACCAGCGCCTTTTTATTTAATGGACCCAGCCAATCAAAATGGCGCCCAGAGTGCATGAAGCCACCACGATCCACAAACCCACTCCTTGCAGGAACGGTTTGATCCCGACGCTTTTCAGTGTCTCTTTGGTCAGGTTCGCACCAATCAGGAACAGCGTTACGACCAGGGCGCGCTTGGCCACGGTTTCAACTATGTGGCCCGCCGGGCGAAGCTCCGGAAGCCAGGTGACCAACGCTGCCGCAATTAAAAAGCCCAGAATAAACCATGGCTTTTTTGCCTTGCCAGCGCCCCCTTCGACCTTTTGACCGCGGAAGTAAAACATACCAATCAGGAACGTCACCGGCACGATCCACAATGCGCGCGCCAGCTTCACCGTGGTTCCCACCTGCAAAGACTCAGGACCGTATTGCAAAGTCGAACCCACCACCGAACTGGTGTCGTGAATTGCCAGGGCACTCCAAAGACCGAACTGGGTCTGAGTCAGATTCAGCAGATGTCCAATCCCGGGGAAGATCACAAGCGCACAGGCATTCAGCATGAACACTGTGCCCAGGGCGACAGACACCTCATGAGACTTCGCACGAATGGTCGGAGCCACGGCGGCAATCGCACTGCCTCCACAAATCGCCGTCCCCACGGTGATCAAAGTCGACGTATCCCGTTCAATCTTCAACAGCCGACCGATCAGCATCCCCAGAATCATCGTGAACGAGATGCCCACTACCGTGTAGCCGATGCCTTGAAAACCCACTCGCCCGACCACCATCAAATCCATCCCGGCACCCAGTCCGATCACGGACAGACTTAGCAAGTGGTGAGTATAGCTGCGGGTTTTATCAACATAAGGATTTCCCAAAAACACCGCCAGCACAACGCCCAGAACCAGGGCTGCCGCGGATGAAACAAAGGGAAAGAAGCACAAAAGTGCTGCTATCGGAAAAACGATTTTTGCAATACTTGTTTTGTTCATAGAACCACTATGCGCGCGTGAACTCTTTCTGTCACCCCACAATCGCAAAAATGCATTTTGTCGAAGCACTAGGCGAAGGACGATGGAACATCTTATGCTTTCCTCGAACAAAGGAGGTTGCAATGCAACGCAAAGGATCAGCTCACTGGCAGGGAAATCTTCAACAAGGTCGCGGCGAACTGTCTACGGAAAGCGGCGCTCTTAAAAATCTTCCCTATTCATTTTCCGACCGGTTTGAAAGCGGCACCGGAACTAATCCCGAGGAGCTGATCGGCGCAGCCCACGCCGGATGCTTTTCCATGGCCCTGTCTGGTGCCTTGGCCAAAAAAGGATTCAATGCCGAATCTTTGGATGTTTCCGCAACAGTGACCCTTGAAAAGTCAGGCGACGGATTTTCCATCACGTCCTCAAAACTAAAACTGCGTGCGCTGGTTCCGGGTATTGATCGCAAACTTTTTGAGAGCATCGCCCAGGATGCCAAGAGCAACTGCCCGGTGTCCAAGGTGCTCAATGCCGAGATCTCGCTGGAAATCGATTTCCACGAGCTTCGCTCCCCGTCCGCCACCGCACACTAGTCCGCGACACGCCCCCGGGGGAAAACCCGGGGTTTCTGTTTTAAGGGTGGTGTTCACGCTCATGCTGCTGAAAGATCTCGTGGATCTTTTTTTCGTCATACTGACCGATGGCTTCTTCCACCAAAAGACTTTCACGATCCCGGCCCAGAGTCAGCACCGCCGCCACCTTCTGATCTTCATAATAGGCCACGGCGAAATCTCTGCTGCTCAGATCCCCCATGACATCCATGCGATCAAAACGGTCGGAATGCCCGACATACCCCAGACTCAGATCATAGTGCTGTGTCCAGAAGAATGGCACATCCTGGAATTTCACGCGATCCCCCATCATATTCAAAGCCGCCGTCTGCCCTTGGCGTTCGGCAACCTCCCAGTGTTCGACCCGGATAGAGCGCTGACTGTGCGGGTCCGGCCATCTGGCGATATCTCCGGCGGCAAAAATTCCGGGGACACTGGTTTCAAGATATTCATTCACCAGCACGCCATTTTCCACCCAGCATCCCGCCTGCTCGGCCAACTGGGTGTTGGGGCGAATCCCCGTTCCCACAATCACAAAATCACAGTCTACACTTTGCCCGTCATCCAGCAGAACACTGCGCTGACGGATCTCTTTGATGGTGTGCCCCAAATGGAAGATCACGCCGTGTTCTTCATGCAGTTTGTGCAGCACACTGCCGACGTGAACTCCGACAACCTTCAACAGCGGCATTTCCTCTGGGGCCACCACGTGGACTTCCAGATTACGCTGTCGAAGTGCCGCTGCCACCTCAAGACCAATAAACCCGGCCCCGACAATCACAACCTTCTGCGCCCAGGAGGTGCGACCGATAATGCGCCGACAGTCCTGCAACGTGCGCAGATAGAATACGTGATCCTGCTGGACACCCGGGATCGGAGGATGAATCGGCTCGCCCCCGGTGGCCAGCAACAAGCGATCATAGCGCAGCGTCTTTCCATTCGATAAAAACACCGAGCGTCTGTGAGCATCAATTTTTTCGGCCTTGGTGGAAAGTTCAAAATGGATCTTGTGGGTCTGATAGAATTCCTCTGTTTCCAACGGAACCCAGTCCTCAGGCAGGTTCCCGGCCAGATAGTCTTTCGACAGATTCGGACGGTCGTAAGGCAAAGACTTGTCTTCGCTGATAATGGTGATGGAGCCTATGAATCCCTGTTTGCGCAGCATGATTGCCGCCGCAGTTCCCCCGGCTCCGGAACCGACGATGACGTATCTTTGTGATTCACTCCATTCCCGCGGCCGCACCGAGCTTTCCTTTTTTCCGGTGACATAGGCTTTCCCCTCGCGCACTTCCACATTATATGCAGAAACGGGATTCAGTGCGGGCGCCTTTAAAGCCTCGCCGGTGCGCAGATCGAAACAGGCATGATGCCACGGGCAATGCACAGTTTCCCCCACCACAAGCCCTTCAGAAAGAGGCCCCCCATAGTGCGAGCAAGTTGCGCCGATCGCAAAGTATTCGTCATCATGGCGGACCAGAATCACAGGTTCCTCTCCGACGTAACCCAGCAGACTTTGATTTTCACGCAGCTCCGCCAGATCGACACCTTTACTCAGATTCGGCCCGCTCAATTCAGCACTTCTTCCCATAAAGCAGCTCCTTTGAATGCGCCTATCATAGTAACTTTCCGCTTCAGGCTGGAGCAGGACCTCGACGAAAATGCTAAAAAGCAACACAGTTGCAACGTAAATAAAATTAAATGTTTTTTTCGGTGTTTCAGGATGAGACGGAACCGTCAAAAATTCACCGCCCCATCTTCAAACAAAGGCCAATAAGTCCGATAATAAAGTGTTGTATCCGTGGCCAGGAGGCTGACTTGAAACAGTGGGTGAAAAAACTAGTTGATCAGTTTGACATGGACTGGGGCTCGAACAGTGGCACTGAAAAAGCCAAGGATGTTCCAGCCATGAGCGAAGAGCGCGCAACCCTGCTCTTTATTCTCGACGTTATGAACAAGCACCTTTTTGAAATCCAGAACCACTCGGTGCGCAAAGTGCGCAACAAGCTGGATAACTTTTCAAAGGCTCTGGTGAAGCAGGACCATGCCGACACCGAACGCGTGCTGTTTGAAATCCGTCAGTTTATTTCCAGTTATCGCATTGATGAATACAGCTATGTGCAAAACACCTTTGATGACTTTAAACGCATCATCTGGGAATTTGCCGATCACCTGAGCGAAGAGGTCGATGCCGAAGCTTCGGCCAGCGGCGACATCAATCAAAGTCTGGAGCAACTGCGTGAAGCGGTTGAATCCAACTCTATTGAAGACCTGCGCGCCAAGTCCCGTGAATTTATCAATTTCTATCTGAAGCATCAGAGCACGCATAATGAACGCCGTTCCAAACGCATGGAGGCGATCAAGAAGAACCTGACCACGGTCAAAAAGCAGCTTATGGAAGCTAACACAACCATGAGAAAAGACCATTTGACCGGGGCCCACAACCGCAGAAGCTATGACGAGCAAATCCGCCGTTACCTGCAGTTGCATGAGATCGACAAAGACCCTATGACTTTGATCATTATGGATATCGACTTCTTTAAAAAGATCAACGATTCATACGGCCACGACATTGGCGACTTTGTCCTGCAGGAATGTGTTCGCCTGATCCAGGAAAGCTTCTCCCGCGAAGAGGACTTCATTGCCCGTCTGGGCGGTGAGGAATTTGCGGTGATCCTGCCGGGCTGCGATGCCCAGGCGGCGGTGCGCATGGCGGAAGAGGCCATGAACCGCATCCGCAAAGAGGTCTTCGTTCACGAGAAGTTTGAAATCCGCTTCACCGTGTCCATGGGTATCGCCGAAGTGATGCCCGGAGAAAAAGCGGACTCTCTTTACAAGCGCGCCGACGAGGCCCTGTATGAATCCAAGCAGACAGGACGCAACAAATACACCGTGTCCAAGGGCTCCCAGATCAAACGTGTTGCCTGAGGGACTGTCCAAATTTTAGACAGTCGTCAATAGAAGTATGGTGACCAGAAAAGCCTGAACAATCGTTCGGGCTTTTTTTATGTTCAGAGATTTCTGAACACCCGCAGTGAAATTCCGGTTCAGATACATTCAACCCGTCCCCCGTGTTGGCTTCATGCTTGCTTTAGCACTTCAGCATGAAAGCAATTCTGTTTTTAATCACTACAGTTCTGGGGGCCTCAATGAATTCATACTCTCAAGAGAATTCAGAAAAGGATATTGTCGTTGCGATCATCGACACCGGCGTGGATGTGAATCATCCCCTGCTTCGCGACAATCTGTGGGTGAACCCCCGCGAAAAAGACAATATGAAAGATGATGATGGCAATGGATATGCCGATGACCTCCATGGATGGAATTTTGTTTCCAACAACAACGACCTGACCGACAACCACGGTCACGGCACACATGTGGCCGGCATCATCCAGCAGCGCACCCGTTCTTCGCGGGTGAAGTTCATGATTTTGAAATATTATGACCCGTCGATTCCGGCGAACGACAACCTGATGAATACTGTGAAGGCCATTCGTTACGCCACAAAGATGAAAGCGGATATTATCAATTATTCCGGCGGTGGTGACGAAAGAAGCCCCATGGAAGAGGCAGCCATTCGCGACGCCCAGGAACAGGGCATTCTTTTTGTCGCTGCCGCCGGCAACGAGGGGCGCAACACCGACCTGGTGGGCTATTACCCGGCAGGATACAAACTGAACAACATCATTTCCGTGGCTGCCATGGATTCACAAAAACGCCTGCTGGCGTCCAGTAACTTCGGCACAAGTTCTGTGGATATTGCAGCTCCGGGAAAAAATGTGTTTTCAGCCCTTCCCGGCGGAAAATACGGATATATGAGCGGCACCTCCCAGGCAACGGCGTGGGTCAGTGGACTGGCGGCCTCGCTGATGCTCAACCGCCCTTGGGAAACCCTGAATCCGCAGGACATTAAAAGAGCGCTGGTTAAAAGCGGCGTCAAAGACCGCCAGCTTTCCAGGAAAATCCGTTCCCAGACTCGCATTTCAAACTTACAGGTGGGATTGAATCTGGAGTAGTTGCTAGCGGTCCCCAAAAGACGCTACAATATCCTTATGTTGAAACCTGCATTGATTCTGCTTCTGCCCCTGATGATCACCGCCTGCTCTGAAAGTTTGCAAGCCCGGGAAGTCCCGGCGATCCAAGCCACCTGTGAACACGATGAAAAAACCTTCCGCTGCGTGGAGGTTCTGAAAAACTATGACGGTGACACCCTGACCGTGAACATTCCCAATGTCCCGGCCCTGATCGGGAAAAAGATCAGCGTGCGTGTTTTTGGCATCGACACGCCGGAAGTAAAAACGAAAAACAAGTGTGAAAAGGAAGCCGGTCGCATTGCCCGCAACCTTGTGGCCAGCACCCTTAAAAACGCCAAAAGTGTGGAGCTTCACAATGTTCAGCGTGACAAGTACTTCCGCATTCTGGCGGACGTCATGGTTGACGGCAGATCTTTGGCGGACATTCTGCTAAAGAACAACCTGGCCTATGCCTATGACGGCGGAACCAAAAGCCATCCGGACTGGTGCAAGTCTTTGCGTCAGCCTGCCAATTATTAATTCTGCTTGTTTGCACACCGGGGCTCGCCACCATTGCGGGCCTCGGCACCGCCCGCCAGAATAATCCCATGGCACACGAATTTCAAAAACAGCGCATTTCGGACTGGCACCGCTCCAACCTGGGAAACCATATCACCGACAAGACCCGGGATATTGACACGCAGGACTTCACACCATCGCAGCAAAGATCTGATCTGCACTTTCAGGTCGATGGCCTGAAAACTCTGCTGAATGAACTTGCTGGGAAAGGCATTCAAATCGAGGACCCAGTGGTTGAAAACGACTTTGGTTCGTTTGCCTGGATTCATGACCCTCAAGGACAGCGCATCGAACTGTGGGAGCCCGCCCCCTGGCAGAACAATCTGATCAACCTGCCCGAGCCGGACTGACTCACTTCATGTACTTGTCGAAGATCTTTTTGGTCACGCCCTCTTTTTTCATCTTCAAAAGGGTTTTGTTAAATCGTTCCGCCAGTTGCTGATGCCCTTTGCCTGCGGCTTTGGAGAAAACCACGTAAGACGGATTTTCTGAAACCACGAAGACCTCTTCAAAAACATCCTTATACCCCATCCGCCTGATCAGGAACCAAAATGCTTCTTCCGAGGCGATCACCACATCAACACGTTTTACGTCGTTGGCACTGAGCTTTTTCACCAGCATCTCTTGGGTGGTGCTGTGATCCAAGCGCAGCTTTTTCTTGAAATCGTCAAAGGCGGGACCGTAAGAATAGCGATCATTCACGCCGACCGTCAGCCCTTTGAAGTCTTCAAAACTGTTGATCTTCAAGTTGCGCTTTTTTAGAGCGAAAGCCAGATTACGGGTCTTGCTAATGGGCTCTTCAGTGAAGTAATAAACCTTCTGGCGGGCTTCCGTCAAAAAAGGCGGAAACAGAGCATCGACTTTCCCCAATTCTGTCATGACCTCGGCCCGCGGCCAGGGATAAGTTTCAAAAACGGGCTCCACGTTCATGCGCTTGCAGGCCTCGCGGATGATTTCCACATAAGTGCCCTTAAGCTCCCCGGCTTCGCGGTAAATCTTAGGGGGAATATCATCATAGGAGGCAAACACTATCTTTTCAGCCTGGGCCGTAACAACGGCAAAGCAGACGCCCATAAAAATCAAAACGCGGAACATACTCACAACCTGCACGTACAAAAAGAGTTCGTCACAGAATGAAGTTGGATAACAAAATGTTCAACTCTTTTCCCCTGCAAACCGGTCGATATCAGGGACAAAGCTTCATCAAATTCGGCCCCTTAAGAGGACTGTCTAAATATCAATGAATCCTGTCGTTTTTACTCTGTGGCCGGGCCGGAGGTCGCCCCGCCTGCAAGGTGGCGGCTTTCCCGCTGGCAAGAAGCTTGCTTTGGCTTTACAGATTGAATGAATTTTAAACACTGGAGTGTTTCGTGAAGCTGCTCTTGACCCGTCTGATTCTGGCGCTCGGCCTGCTATGCTCGTTCTTTTTGGAAATGGCTCTGGCCAAGCAGGTGGACCTGCGTCCTTTGCAAACCGAGGTCAAAGATCAAAAGCGCCGTGACACCTGTGCTTATTTTGCCGTGTCAGCATTGATTGAATCCACCATCAAAGGCTTTACCGGTCACGATTACGACATTTCGGAAGAATACGAAATCTATCGCCACAAGGTGCAGTCCCCATGGCGTCCAGAAGTGGAATTCGGAAACACCTATCAGTTGCTTTTGAATTTCTCCAATGGCAACAGTCTGTATCTGGAAAAAGACCTGCCTTATCAGGAAAGCAGTCTGGACTTCACCAAACCCTTCACTCCGGAACAAACCAGCTTCTTCGATCTGCGCCAGCAGAAAGTCACCCGCGTCGACTATCGCAGCCTCCGCACAAAAATCATCACCCAGATGTGGGTGCGAAAACCATGGTCCGAACTTTTCATGCAGGAGCTGGACGCGAAACGTCCGGTCGTCGTGACACTGAAAGTATCCCTGTCTCATATCAACGACCAAAAAGGCACCTTCACATTCAGCCCTCAGATCAACGCCGACTGTGACAGTGGCAAAATCAACTGCGGAGGCCACGCAGTCCTGATTGTGGGTTATGACGACGAACAAAGAGTCTTTATGTTTAAAAACTCCTGGGGCCCTCTCTGGGGCAATCAGGGTTATGGCTATGTGACCTTCGATCATGTCGATGGTTTCTCGGATCAGCCCTTGACGGCGTATTTTGACAAACTCACCGGTCCTATGGTGAGAGTCGTTGAACCCTAGCTTAAAATTGAAGCCATGAGCGCATTTCAGGAAAAACACTGGTATCATCTGTTTAGCAACAAGGCTCGCGTGCTCTATCCGAGCTCGGA
Coding sequences within it:
- a CDS encoding S8 family peptidase, producing MNSYSQENSEKDIVVAIIDTGVDVNHPLLRDNLWVNPREKDNMKDDDGNGYADDLHGWNFVSNNNDLTDNHGHGTHVAGIIQQRTRSSRVKFMILKYYDPSIPANDNLMNTVKAIRYATKMKADIINYSGGGDERSPMEEAAIRDAQEQGILFVAAAGNEGRNTDLVGYYPAGYKLNNIISVAAMDSQKRLLASSNFGTSSVDIAAPGKNVFSALPGGKYGYMSGTSQATAWVSGLAASLMLNRPWETLNPQDIKRALVKSGVKDRQLSRKIRSQTRISNLQVGLNLE
- a CDS encoding YeiH family protein; the protein is MNKTSIAKIVFPIAALLCFFPFVSSAAALVLGVVLAVFLGNPYVDKTRSYTHHLLSLSVIGLGAGMDLMVVGRVGFQGIGYTVVGISFTMILGMLIGRLLKIERDTSTLITVGTAICGGSAIAAVAPTIRAKSHEVSVALGTVFMLNACALVIFPGIGHLLNLTQTQFGLWSALAIHDTSSVVGSTLQYGPESLQVGTTVKLARALWIVPVTFLIGMFYFRGQKVEGGAGKAKKPWFILGFLIAAALVTWLPELRPAGHIVETVAKRALVVTLFLIGANLTKETLKSVGIKPFLQGVGLWIVVASCTLGAILIGWVH
- a CDS encoding GGDEF domain-containing protein, with protein sequence MKQWVKKLVDQFDMDWGSNSGTEKAKDVPAMSEERATLLFILDVMNKHLFEIQNHSVRKVRNKLDNFSKALVKQDHADTERVLFEIRQFISSYRIDEYSYVQNTFDDFKRIIWEFADHLSEEVDAEASASGDINQSLEQLREAVESNSIEDLRAKSREFINFYLKHQSTHNERRSKRMEAIKKNLTTVKKQLMEANTTMRKDHLTGAHNRRSYDEQIRRYLQLHEIDKDPMTLIIMDIDFFKKINDSYGHDIGDFVLQECVRLIQESFSREEDFIARLGGEEFAVILPGCDAQAAVRMAEEAMNRIRKEVFVHEKFEIRFTVSMGIAEVMPGEKADSLYKRADEALYESKQTGRNKYTVSKGSQIKRVA
- a CDS encoding VOC family protein, encoding MAHEFQKQRISDWHRSNLGNHITDKTRDIDTQDFTPSQQRSDLHFQVDGLKTLLNELAGKGIQIEDPVVENDFGSFAWIHDPQGQRIELWEPAPWQNNLINLPEPD
- a CDS encoding DUF1328 domain-containing protein, with product MLRAAIAFFIIAIVAYIFGASGVAGLSVEIGRILLFVFLALAIISFIINLVSGRKP
- a CDS encoding OsmC family protein; amino-acid sequence: MQRKGSAHWQGNLQQGRGELSTESGALKNLPYSFSDRFESGTGTNPEELIGAAHAGCFSMALSGALAKKGFNAESLDVSATVTLEKSGDGFSITSSKLKLRALVPGIDRKLFESIAQDAKSNCPVSKVLNAEISLEIDFHELRSPSATAH
- a CDS encoding FAD-dependent oxidoreductase, yielding MGRSAELSGPNLSKGVDLAELRENQSLLGYVGEEPVILVRHDDEYFAIGATCSHYGGPLSEGLVVGETVHCPWHHACFDLRTGEALKAPALNPVSAYNVEVREGKAYVTGKKESSVRPREWSESQRYVIVGSGAGGTAAAIMLRKQGFIGSITIISEDKSLPYDRPNLSKDYLAGNLPEDWVPLETEEFYQTHKIHFELSTKAEKIDAHRRSVFLSNGKTLRYDRLLLATGGEPIHPPIPGVQQDHVFYLRTLQDCRRIIGRTSWAQKVVIVGAGFIGLEVAAALRQRNLEVHVVAPEEMPLLKVVGVHVGSVLHKLHEEHGVIFHLGHTIKEIRQRSVLLDDGQSVDCDFVIVGTGIRPNTQLAEQAGCWVENGVLVNEYLETSVPGIFAAGDIARWPDPHSQRSIRVEHWEVAERQGQTAALNMMGDRVKFQDVPFFWTQHYDLSLGYVGHSDRFDRMDVMGDLSSRDFAVAYYEDQKVAAVLTLGRDRESLLVEEAIGQYDEKKIHEIFQQHEREHHP
- a CDS encoding C1 family peptidase; protein product: MKLLLTRLILALGLLCSFFLEMALAKQVDLRPLQTEVKDQKRRDTCAYFAVSALIESTIKGFTGHDYDISEEYEIYRHKVQSPWRPEVEFGNTYQLLLNFSNGNSLYLEKDLPYQESSLDFTKPFTPEQTSFFDLRQQKVTRVDYRSLRTKIITQMWVRKPWSELFMQELDAKRPVVVTLKVSLSHINDQKGTFTFSPQINADCDSGKINCGGHAVLIVGYDDEQRVFMFKNSWGPLWGNQGYGYVTFDHVDGFSDQPLTAYFDKLTGPMVRVVEP
- a CDS encoding substrate-binding periplasmic protein, with the protein product MFRVLIFMGVCFAVVTAQAEKIVFASYDDIPPKIYREAGELKGTYVEIIREACKRMNVEPVFETYPWPRAEVMTELGKVDALFPPFLTEARQKVYYFTEEPISKTRNLAFALKKRNLKINSFEDFKGLTVGVNDRYSYGPAFDDFKKKLRLDHSTTQEMLVKKLSANDVKRVDVVIASEEAFWFLIRRMGYKDVFEEVFVVSENPSYVVFSKAAGKGHQQLAERFNKTLLKMKKEGVTKKIFDKYMK
- a CDS encoding thermonuclease family protein, coding for MLKPALILLLPLMITACSESLQAREVPAIQATCEHDEKTFRCVEVLKNYDGDTLTVNIPNVPALIGKKISVRVFGIDTPEVKTKNKCEKEAGRIARNLVASTLKNAKSVELHNVQRDKYFRILADVMVDGRSLADILLKNNLAYAYDGGTKSHPDWCKSLRQPANY